The Candidatus Aminicenantes bacterium genomic interval GATACTGCGTTAGGTAACGGGCCAGTTTTTTGACCGCCTGCATGGGCACGGAAACCATTTTTCTCATGTTCTTTTTATGGGGGTTGTGCCGCTTCAGGACGGCCATGGTGACATCGCCAGCGCGATAATCTACATCGGCCTGGTCATCGATGCCGGCGACTTCGGAGATCCGGGCGCCGGTAAAGCGCAGAAACAAAAACATGAGAAAGTAACGTCCCCTGATGCGGGCGATTCTTGACCCCGGCGCCTTTTCGCAATAATCCCGAAATTTAGCGGTCAATATTTTGAGCTGCTTTTCATTCAGGTAATCGATATTTTGCCCGGCCTGGCTTGAGAACTGCAGGCCGTAATAGGGGTTAAGGGAATTCACTTTATTAAACCTTTAAAATATGCTTTCCAAAATAAAGCTCTTCTTCTGGAGAGGCCCGGGTGATTATAAAGACATTCTTTAATTCCTTCATTCGTATAGTGATCAAACATCCATTTGACTTCCTGATCATCTCCATACTCTAAAAA includes:
- a CDS encoding site-specific integrase, with product MNSLNPYYGLQFSSQAGQNIDYLNEKQLKILTAKFRDYCEKAPGSRIARIRGRYFLMFLFLRFTGARISEVAGIDDQADVDYRAGDVTMAVLKRHNPHKKNMRKMVSVPMQAVKKLARYLTQYPEMKGKAFSINRSNFFKLFQKLTLDCGIPKTLAHPHVLRHTRAMELVRAGVPLSIVQQILGHSNLNTTAV